In Brachypodium distachyon strain Bd21 chromosome 2, Brachypodium_distachyon_v3.0, whole genome shotgun sequence, one genomic interval encodes:
- the LOC100843142 gene encoding protein RETICULATA-RELATED 4, chloroplastic, with protein MAFHSSMLSSSQPSSQFHLQHHPRPSPRLPLLRSLPLHLRLRIARPRLPPLPLAALSNTDNIINGGGGAGDDGDNNNNNGGGGGEGEGSDDDGGGGGNRGEALFVLAQAGRKLESLPSDMAAAVRGGRVTGEIVRRFAELEASSPLIRWLLRFRGFRERLLADDLFLAKLAMECGIGIIAKSAAEYEKRRENFVKEIDVVVADVVMAIVADFMLVYLPAPTVSLQPPLAKNAGIIAKFFHNCPDNAFQIALAGRSYSVLQRLGAILRNGAKLFAVGTGASLVGTGVTNALIKARRAVDKDLDDEVEDIPVVSTSIAYGIYMSVSSNLRYQVLSGVIEQRMLEPVLHNHKLLLSALCFAIRGGNTFLGSLLWVDYARMIGVQKAQEEI; from the exons ATGGCCTTCCACTCCTCAatgctctcctcctcccaacCCTCCTCCCAGTTCCACCTTCAACACCACCCGCGGCCGTCCCCgcgcctccccctcctccgctccctccctctccacctccgcctccgcatTGCCAGGccccgcctccctcccctccccctcgCTGCCCTCTCCAACACCGACAACATCATcaacggcggaggcggcgccggagatgacggcgacaacaacaacaacaacggaggtggcggcggcgaaggagagggttccgacgacgacggcggcggcggcggcaaccgcgGGGAGGCGCTGTTCGTGCTAGCGCAGGCGGGGAGGAAGCTGGAGAGCCTGCCATCGGACATGGCCGCGGCCGTGCGGGGCggccgcgtcacgggcgagATCGTGCGGCGCTTCGCGGAGCTGGAGGCGTCGTCGCCGCTCATCCGCTGGCTGCTGCGGTTCCGGGGCTTCAGGGAACGGCTCCTCGCCGACGACCTCTTCCTCGCCAAGCTCGCCATGGAGTGCGGCATCGGCATCATCGCCAAG AGCGCGGCGGAGTacgagaagaggagggagaatTTCGTCAAGGAGATTGACGTCGTCGTTGCTGATGTG GTCATGGCAATAGTGGCGGATTTCATGCTTGTCTATCTTCCTGCACCAACTGTATCCCTGCAGCCACCGCTTGCAAAAAATGCTGGAATTATTGCTAAATTTTTCCACAACTGCCCAGATAATGCTTTCCAA ATTGCATTGGCTGGAAGATCTTACTCAGTTCTGCAGAGGCTAGGAGCTATTCTG AGAAATGGTGCAAAGCTATTTGCAGTGGGTACTGGTGCTTCTCTG GTTGGCACTGGTGTCACCAATGCACTGATCAAAGCAAGGAGGGCTGTTGACAAGGATCTCGATGACGAAGTTGAGGATATTCCAGTTGTATCAACTAGTATTGCCTATGGTATATACATGTCAGTTTCTAGTAATCTCAG GTACCAGGTTCTGTCTGGTGTAATCGAGCAGAGGATGCTGGAGCCTGTACTACATAACCACAAGCTACTGCTGAGTGCACTATGCTTTGCCATCCGAGGAGGGAACACATTCTTGGGCTCTTTACT ATGGGTGGACTATGCCAGGATGATCGGCGTTCAAAAGGCACAGGAAGAAATCTAA